One genomic window of Azospirillum sp. TSH100 includes the following:
- a CDS encoding inositol monophosphatase family protein, producing the protein MATRSALINVMVRAAEKAARGLVRDFGEVEHLQVSRKGPADFVSAADLKAERTLREELQKARPEFGFLMEESGASKGSDAEARWIVDPLDGTTNFLHGLPHWAISIAAERNGEIVAGVIYAPIGDQLFWAEKGAGAFVNHTRLRVSERRRLEDCVIATGIPFKGRGDHATFLKEQEAVMKEVAGIRRFGAASLDLAYTAAGRFDAYWERGLAPWDCAAGVLMVTEAGGFVGEIEGGRNPVFTGNVLAANSHLQVPVARLLKGAKG; encoded by the coding sequence ATGGCCACCCGCTCCGCTCTCATCAACGTCATGGTCCGCGCCGCCGAAAAGGCCGCCCGGGGTCTCGTCCGCGACTTCGGCGAGGTCGAACACCTCCAGGTGTCGCGCAAGGGGCCGGCCGACTTCGTGTCCGCCGCCGACCTGAAGGCCGAACGCACCCTGCGCGAGGAGTTGCAAAAGGCGCGGCCCGAATTCGGCTTCCTGATGGAGGAGAGCGGCGCGTCCAAGGGCAGCGATGCCGAGGCGCGCTGGATCGTCGATCCGCTCGACGGCACCACCAACTTCCTGCACGGCCTGCCGCACTGGGCGATCTCCATCGCCGCCGAGCGCAATGGCGAGATCGTCGCCGGCGTGATCTACGCCCCCATCGGCGACCAGCTGTTCTGGGCCGAGAAGGGCGCCGGCGCCTTCGTCAACCACACCCGCTTGCGCGTCTCCGAACGCCGCCGGCTGGAGGATTGCGTGATCGCCACCGGCATCCCCTTCAAGGGCCGCGGCGACCACGCCACCTTCCTGAAGGAACAGGAAGCGGTGATGAAGGAGGTCGCGGGCATCCGCCGCTTCGGCGCCGCCTCGCTCGATCTCGCCTACACCGCCGCGGGCCGATTCGACGCCTATTGGGAACGCGGTCTGGCTCCGTGGGACTGCGCGGCCGGCGTTCTGATGGTCACCGAGGCCGGCGGTTTCGTCGGCGAGATCGAGGGTGGCCGCAATCCGGTCTTCACCGGCAACGTGCTCGCCGCCAACAGCCACCTCCAGGTTCCGGTCGCCCGCCTGCTGAAGGGCGCCAAGGGCTGA
- a CDS encoding flagellar motor protein MotA: MTATIPTTRPLEVSALMTRPERFLTRMILFLVVVGAVTGLLFPALRSAFLNNAPLNGVILATLLAGIAFIFRQVLMLRPEVAWLEQYQSGVAPASLQEPVLLAPMARMLGERRGRLTLSALSMRSLLDGIASRLDESRELSRYLIGLLIFLGLLGTFWGLLHTVQSVGGVIGSLSVQGGDVGTMFSHLQQGLEAPLVGMGTAFSSSLFGLAGSLVLGFLELQASQAHNRFFQDLEDWLSSATRLSSGAAGGLESGDHAASAYLTALLEQTAENLDSLQRTVATAEEGRRAANANLMALTERLSSLTDHMRAEQQLLLRLGENQLEVKGLLDRLAENSGAGFDDASRQHLRNMDIYLARIVEESSNGRVQAVQEIRSEIKLLARTIAALAEEADQQQPR; the protein is encoded by the coding sequence ATGACCGCCACCATCCCGACGACCCGACCGCTGGAGGTATCCGCCCTCATGACACGCCCGGAGCGGTTCCTGACCCGGATGATCCTGTTCCTGGTCGTGGTCGGCGCGGTGACCGGCCTGCTGTTCCCCGCCCTGCGCTCGGCCTTTCTCAACAACGCACCGCTGAACGGGGTCATTCTGGCGACGCTGCTGGCCGGCATCGCCTTCATCTTCCGCCAAGTTCTGATGCTCCGCCCCGAAGTGGCGTGGTTGGAGCAGTATCAGAGCGGCGTCGCCCCCGCCTCCTTGCAGGAACCGGTGCTGCTGGCGCCGATGGCACGCATGCTGGGCGAGCGGCGCGGCCGGCTGACCCTGTCGGCGCTGTCGATGCGCTCGCTGCTGGACGGAATCGCCTCGCGCCTCGACGAATCGCGGGAGCTGTCGCGTTACCTGATCGGCCTGCTGATTTTCCTCGGTCTGCTCGGCACCTTCTGGGGTCTTCTGCACACCGTGCAATCGGTCGGCGGCGTCATCGGCAGCCTGTCGGTCCAGGGCGGCGATGTCGGTACCATGTTCTCCCACCTGCAACAGGGGCTGGAAGCGCCGCTGGTCGGCATGGGCACGGCCTTCTCCTCCTCGCTTTTCGGTCTGGCCGGATCGCTGGTGCTGGGCTTCCTCGAACTCCAGGCCAGTCAGGCCCACAACCGCTTCTTCCAGGATCTGGAGGACTGGCTGTCCAGCGCCACCCGCCTGTCGAGCGGCGCCGCCGGTGGGCTCGAGTCGGGCGATCATGCCGCCTCGGCCTATCTGACCGCCCTGCTTGAGCAGACCGCCGAGAATCTCGACTCGCTCCAGCGCACCGTCGCCACCGCCGAGGAGGGCCGCCGTGCCGCCAACGCCAACCTGATGGCGTTGACCGAACGGCTGTCGAGCCTCACCGACCATATGCGCGCCGAACAGCAGCTTCTCCTTCGCCTCGGCGAAAACCAGCTGGAGGTGAAAGGGCTGCTCGACCGGCTGGCGGAAAATTCCGGCGCCGGCTTCGACGACGCCTCGCGCCAGCATCTGCGCAACATGGACATCTACCTCGCCCGCATCGTCGAGGAATCCTCCAACGGCCGGGTCCAGGCGGTGCAGGAGATTCGCAGCGAGATCAAGCTGCTGGCCCGCACCATCGCCGCGCTCGCCGAAGAAGCCGACCAGCAACAGCCGCGCTGA
- a CDS encoding OmpA family protein: MTGHIVLRRWGHADRKHLAAAALCAVWTLSPAALSAATPASTTTAAPAGLTLENAVPLSVPPRPSLRTPPPVKAPPRLNLPQPLEAPPPPTLTEGPAQPAPRSTIVRTQPPAATPAQPQQPAAQGKAAEPVPVAPAPPPTAGTPRTDTAALPPPPEAAPPVANLPPSSVLSLVFPADATNLPDAADAVVDRIVERLRASDTARLQLRSYASGTPDTAREARQRALARALALRERLSAFGIRSTRVDVRALGLDEGGGVSDRIDAVFLNE, translated from the coding sequence TTGACGGGACACATCGTTTTGCGCCGCTGGGGACACGCCGACCGCAAGCACCTTGCCGCCGCCGCGCTGTGCGCGGTCTGGACGCTCTCTCCGGCTGCCCTGTCGGCGGCTACCCCGGCCAGCACGACGACAGCCGCACCCGCAGGCCTGACGCTGGAGAATGCGGTTCCGCTGTCGGTGCCGCCCCGTCCCAGCCTGCGCACCCCGCCGCCGGTAAAGGCGCCGCCGCGCCTGAACCTGCCGCAGCCGCTGGAAGCACCACCGCCGCCGACGCTGACCGAGGGTCCGGCCCAACCGGCGCCCCGCTCCACCATCGTGCGCACCCAGCCCCCGGCGGCAACTCCCGCCCAGCCGCAGCAACCCGCTGCGCAGGGCAAAGCTGCCGAACCAGTGCCCGTTGCTCCCGCTCCGCCTCCAACTGCGGGGACTCCGCGGACCGACACGGCAGCATTGCCCCCTCCCCCGGAGGCGGCACCTCCGGTGGCTAACCTGCCACCTTCGAGCGTTTTGAGCCTTGTGTTCCCTGCCGATGCCACCAATCTGCCGGATGCGGCGGACGCCGTGGTCGACCGGATCGTCGAGCGGCTGCGCGCCAGCGACACCGCGAGGCTCCAACTCCGCTCCTATGCCAGCGGAACGCCCGACACGGCACGCGAGGCGCGGCAGCGGGCCCTGGCCAGGGCGCTGGCATTGCGCGAGCGGCTGAGCGCCTTCGGGATCCGCAGCACGCGCGTCGACGTTCGTGCGCTGGGTCTCGACGAGGGCGGTGGGGTTTCCGACCGCATCGACGCCGTCTTTCTGAATGAATAG
- the efp gene encoding elongation factor P, translating into MKVNANTMRPGHVLEHNGKLWVITKTAIVQPGKGGAFIQLEMKDVRTGTKSIERFRTQETVERARLDEHEMTFLFAEGDSFTFMDKETFEQVSIPRDIIGDPAVFLQDGMEVTVQSHEGSPLGVEIPGKVTLLITESDPVVKGQTASSSYKPAKLENGVSILVPPHIEAGTRVVVDTASGEYVERAKD; encoded by the coding sequence ATGAAGGTCAATGCCAACACGATGCGCCCCGGCCATGTGCTGGAGCACAACGGAAAGCTCTGGGTCATCACCAAAACCGCCATCGTGCAGCCTGGCAAGGGCGGCGCCTTCATCCAGCTGGAAATGAAGGACGTTCGCACCGGCACCAAGTCGATCGAGCGGTTCCGCACCCAGGAGACCGTTGAGCGCGCTCGCCTGGACGAGCATGAGATGACCTTCCTCTTCGCCGAAGGTGACAGCTTCACCTTCATGGACAAGGAAACGTTCGAGCAGGTCTCGATCCCGCGCGACATCATCGGCGACCCGGCCGTCTTCCTGCAGGACGGCATGGAAGTCACGGTGCAGAGCCATGAAGGCTCGCCGCTGGGCGTCGAGATCCCCGGCAAGGTCACCCTGCTGATCACCGAGTCCGACCCGGTGGTGAAGGGCCAGACGGCCTCTTCCTCCTACAAGCCGGCCAAGCTGGAGAACGGCGTGTCGATCCTGGTTCCGCCGCACATCGAGGCCGGGACCCGCGTCGTCGTCGATACCGCCAGCGGCGAATACGTCGAGCGCGCCAAGGACTGA